Proteins found in one Rahnella aquatilis CIP 78.65 = ATCC 33071 genomic segment:
- a CDS encoding FAD:protein FMN transferase: MTPDDRVYAYSAVLMGSPILLKLFEHNESLASGVFRLIKQQENIFTVNRPHSDIMAINHAAGRDPVTVSAPVFALIRRAKAISCLPDSSFNFTIGPLVKRWKIGFSGHSIPAAHDLRTLLALTDPQDVILDEQTRSVFLQQAGMEIDLGAMAKGYIADVVRDYLREQQVESALINLGGNVQTLGSGAEGAWAIGLKKPFSDPEALIGVINVIGKSVVTSGVYERYFELDGHCYHHILDPKTGYPLDNELLSVTIISEDSIDGDIWTTLLYGMGVKKSLACLAKTPHIEAIFVTRDGQVILSSQRQFTFTPLDDSYRIVAY; encoded by the coding sequence ATGACGCCAGACGATCGTGTTTATGCTTATTCCGCTGTTTTGATGGGTTCGCCCATTCTTCTCAAGCTGTTTGAACATAACGAGAGTCTGGCGTCTGGCGTTTTCAGGCTGATCAAACAGCAGGAAAACATCTTCACGGTGAACCGTCCGCACTCCGATATTATGGCGATTAACCATGCCGCAGGACGTGACCCTGTCACGGTCAGCGCGCCCGTTTTTGCGTTAATCCGCCGCGCTAAAGCCATCAGTTGTCTGCCGGACAGCAGTTTCAACTTCACTATCGGCCCGCTGGTGAAGCGCTGGAAAATCGGTTTCAGCGGTCACAGCATCCCGGCTGCGCACGATCTCCGGACACTGCTGGCGCTGACCGATCCTCAGGATGTGATCCTCGATGAACAAACCCGCTCAGTCTTTCTGCAACAAGCCGGAATGGAAATCGACCTCGGCGCAATGGCTAAAGGGTATATCGCCGATGTCGTGCGGGATTACCTGCGTGAACAACAGGTTGAGAGCGCATTAATTAATCTGGGGGGTAACGTCCAGACTTTGGGTTCCGGTGCGGAAGGGGCGTGGGCGATTGGGCTGAAAAAACCATTTTCCGACCCGGAAGCCCTGATTGGCGTGATCAATGTCATCGGCAAATCGGTGGTGACGTCCGGCGTTTACGAGCGTTATTTCGAACTGGACGGCCACTGTTATCATCATATTCTCGACCCGAAAACCGGTTATCCATTGGATAACGAACTGCTCAGCGTGACCATTATTTCTGAAGATTCTATAGACGGGGATATCTGGACGACGTTGTTGTACGGGATGGGCGTGAAGAAAAGCCTGGCGTGTCTGGCGAAAACCCCACACATCGAGGCGATTTTCGTCACCCGTGACGGGCAGGTTATTTTGTCATCACAGCGGCAGTTTACTTTCACACCGCTGGATGACAGTTACCGTATCGTTGCTTACTGA
- the dcuR gene encoding two-component system response regulator DcuR, producing MINVLIVDDDAMVAELNRCYVGQIDGFACCGTASTLQQAKDLVLNSELSIDLILLDVYMQQDNGLDLLPELRNARRPVDVIVISSAADAETIKKSLNYGVVDYLIKPFQFSRFEEALTGWQQKKTLMDNQQYYEQSDVDRLIHGSNPAAADNKKLPKGLTLQTLRTLCQWIDAHPTIEFSTDELATSVNISRVSCRKYLIWLAQMNILFTSIHYGVTGRPVYRYRLQADHYSLLKQYCQ from the coding sequence TTGATCAATGTACTGATAGTTGATGATGATGCCATGGTGGCAGAGCTGAACCGATGTTATGTCGGCCAGATTGACGGCTTCGCGTGCTGCGGCACCGCGTCGACGCTGCAACAGGCGAAAGATCTGGTGTTGAATTCAGAACTGTCTATCGACCTGATTTTACTCGACGTCTATATGCAACAGGATAACGGGCTGGATTTACTGCCTGAACTGCGTAACGCCCGCCGGCCTGTCGACGTCATTGTCATTTCTTCCGCCGCAGATGCAGAAACCATCAAAAAATCGCTTAATTATGGTGTGGTGGATTATCTGATCAAACCGTTCCAGTTTTCCCGTTTCGAGGAAGCACTGACCGGCTGGCAGCAGAAGAAAACGCTGATGGATAATCAGCAGTATTACGAACAGTCTGACGTTGACCGGCTGATCCATGGCAGCAATCCTGCGGCGGCAGACAATAAAAAGCTGCCGAAAGGCTTAACGCTACAGACATTGCGCACATTGTGTCAGTGGATTGACGCCCATCCGACGATAGAATTCTCCACGGATGAACTGGCAACGTCGGTGAATATTTCGCGGGTATCCTGCCGTAAATATCTGATCTGGCTGGCGCAGATGAACATTTTGTTCACCAGCATTCATTACGGCGTCACCGGCCGGCCGGTATATCGTTACCGTCTGCAGGCAGATCATTATTCCTTGCTGAAACAGTACTGTCAGTAA
- a CDS encoding sensor histidine kinase: MSDSQQRHSVRKHPMKLSTSVSLMISAVIASVLLVVHMLYFVQVSDTTRDGVKDKALAVARTMADLPETKRALLLPPDSNIIQPIASAVQKRNDLLFIVVTNMDGIRYSHPNPDVISHHFIGDDINPALLGNENVSINKGTLDKALRVFTPVYDEHHKQIGVVAIGISLVKVTEQINKSRWSILWTVLFGLMVGALGTYCLVKLLKRILFGLEPYEISTLFEQRQAMLQSIKEGVIAVDAQAHVTLINQTARQTFRETAIDVMPDADSLPLIANLRDVLNTGVPRRDEEINFKGRLLLSNTVPVRNNGVIIGAICTFRDKTEVSQLMQRLSGMVNYADSLRERSHEFMNKLHVILGLLHMKSYAQLEDYILKTANNYQAEIGSLLLKIKSPVIAGFLLSKINRASDTRHRLTLSDDSLLPDNNNEDQVAALITVLGNLIENALDALGDQPDGEVSVLLHYQNGSLACIVSDDGPGIQPENIDAIFEKGVSSKGDQRGMGLFLAKQQVESLGGTITVESEPDVYTQFFVQLPWDAERTSS; this comes from the coding sequence ATGAGCGACTCGCAGCAACGCCATTCCGTGCGCAAGCACCCCATGAAACTCAGCACGTCAGTCAGCCTGATGATAAGCGCCGTGATCGCGTCCGTTTTGCTGGTTGTCCATATGCTCTATTTTGTGCAGGTGAGCGACACTACCCGTGATGGTGTCAAAGATAAGGCCCTGGCCGTCGCCAGAACCATGGCAGATTTGCCCGAAACAAAACGCGCCCTGCTGCTGCCCCCTGACAGTAATATTATTCAGCCCATCGCCAGCGCGGTGCAAAAACGCAATGACCTGCTGTTTATCGTGGTCACCAATATGGATGGCATCCGTTATTCGCATCCGAATCCGGATGTGATCAGTCATCATTTTATCGGTGATGACATTAATCCGGCGCTGCTCGGCAACGAAAATGTCTCCATCAACAAAGGTACGCTCGACAAAGCACTGCGCGTATTTACGCCGGTTTATGACGAACACCACAAACAAATTGGCGTGGTCGCCATCGGAATTTCGCTGGTCAAAGTCACTGAACAAATCAATAAAAGCCGCTGGAGCATTCTGTGGACGGTGCTCTTCGGCCTGATGGTCGGTGCGCTCGGCACTTACTGTCTGGTGAAATTGCTCAAGCGTATTTTGTTCGGACTGGAACCTTATGAAATTTCAACGCTGTTTGAGCAGCGTCAGGCGATGTTGCAGTCGATCAAAGAAGGAGTGATAGCCGTCGACGCTCAGGCGCACGTCACGCTGATCAACCAGACGGCGCGACAGACTTTCCGCGAAACCGCCATCGACGTGATGCCGGACGCGGATTCCCTGCCCCTTATCGCCAACCTTCGCGACGTACTGAATACCGGCGTGCCGCGCCGTGACGAAGAAATCAACTTCAAGGGACGTCTGCTGCTGAGCAACACCGTGCCGGTACGCAACAACGGCGTCATCATTGGTGCGATTTGTACGTTCAGGGATAAAACCGAAGTCAGCCAGTTAATGCAGCGTCTGAGCGGCATGGTAAACTATGCAGATTCGTTGCGTGAACGTTCGCATGAATTCATGAACAAACTGCATGTGATCCTCGGATTACTGCACATGAAAAGTTATGCTCAGCTTGAAGATTACATTCTTAAAACGGCCAATAACTATCAGGCGGAAATCGGTTCACTGCTGCTGAAAATAAAGTCTCCGGTGATTGCCGGTTTCCTGCTCAGCAAGATTAACCGCGCATCGGACACCCGGCATCGGTTAACGCTCAGCGATGACAGCCTGTTGCCGGATAATAATAATGAAGATCAGGTGGCGGCACTGATTACCGTGCTGGGCAATCTGATTGAAAATGCGCTGGATGCGCTTGGCGATCAGCCTGATGGTGAAGTCAGCGTCCTGCTGCATTATCAGAATGGCTCGCTGGCCTGCATCGTCAGTGATGACGGGCCGGGCATTCAGCCGGAAAATATTGACGCAATATTCGAAAAGGGTGTGTCGTCGAAAGGCGATCAGCGGGGCATGGGACTTTTTCTTGCTAAACAGCAAGTAGAAAGCCTCGGCGGTACGATTACGGTAGAATCGGAACCTGATGTTTACACTCAATTTTTTGTACAACTTCCCTGGGATGCCGAGAGGACAAGTTCTTGA
- a CDS encoding RcnB family protein, which yields MRHSKIVMLSALVVSSLLPLANTAFAASNSHEIKSFYDDSKLYSIGDQVPALYRTKPYEIVGWQERHLPAPDAGSHWTYIGGSYALITDTDGKILKAENGDIYFQ from the coding sequence ATGCGTCATTCTAAAATTGTTATGTTATCAGCCCTGGTTGTTTCATCGTTGTTACCCCTGGCCAACACGGCGTTTGCCGCGTCAAACTCACACGAGATCAAATCGTTCTACGATGATTCCAAATTGTATTCCATCGGCGATCAGGTCCCTGCGCTGTACCGTACCAAGCCGTATGAGATCGTCGGCTGGCAGGAACGTCACCTGCCGGCACCGGATGCGGGCAGCCACTGGACTTATATCGGCGGCAGCTACGCACTGATCACTGACACCGACGGCAAGATCCTCAAAGCCGAAAACGGCGATATTTACTTCCAGTAA
- a CDS encoding membrane-bound PQQ-dependent dehydrogenase, glucose/quinate/shikimate family produces the protein MRNERFFSWSFMTGLVTGVIGLAYLVLGVWLAALGGSPWYMLFGSGYLLSGIFIARRHASGIWLYLLTFLLCCVWSVWEVGLDGWQLMPRLFVMALLGVWCSLPLITRQVMATRGNHRTGTFAGLVYVVAIVGIFYSGWQVTGSRFVHRQPVPAQSGDVQATSPESNDWRYYGRTEAGQRYSPLTQITPANVSQLKPAWEFHTGDVMRKGEDKDGREFNFEVTPVKVGNSLFICTPHREVIALNATTGAQRWKFDPKSDTSANEYLACRGVAYSQSAGDKVCPEKIIATTSEARMVALNAQTGEPCSSFGQNGFVSLTDHMGDVPPGFHFITSQPMVMDGRIVLGGWIYDNQSTGEPSGVVRAFDVNTGQLAWAWDMGRDPQNAPLKPGEVYTRGTPNGWGTYTGDPKLGLVYIPLGNATPDYYGAGRRPFDEKYSSSLVALDIHTGEERWHFQTVHHDVWDFDLPIGPTLVDLPSPEGITVPALVQTTKMGQLFLLDRRTGKPLAQVNEKPVNTSPSLPGEHLSPTQPDSVGMPSLSPPDLKETDAWGATPIDQLYCRIQFKSARYQGQFTPPAEGKSIAYPAFDGVMDWYGASVDPIRHVLIANTSYIPFTMELKKSADAIKEGLMHKWAGWGSNQPYPKPKEFSVGPQYGTPWAAIVKPWLSFLQAPCNAPPWGKLVAVDLTARKIAWERPAGTTRDMNIFGTHTNVPLPTGIFMMGGNIITQSGLIFTGATADNYFRAFDETTGNELWRARLPAGGQATPMTYTGDDGRQFVVIAAGGHGGLGTTSGDALVAYALPAR, from the coding sequence ATGCGCAATGAACGGTTTTTTAGCTGGTCGTTCATGACCGGGCTTGTCACGGGTGTCATCGGGCTGGCTTATCTGGTGCTGGGCGTCTGGCTGGCGGCCCTCGGCGGCTCACCCTGGTATATGCTTTTTGGCAGCGGATATCTGCTCAGCGGCATTTTTATCGCGCGCCGCCATGCCAGCGGGATCTGGCTTTATCTGCTGACATTTCTGCTTTGCTGCGTCTGGTCGGTATGGGAAGTCGGACTGGATGGCTGGCAACTGATGCCGCGTTTGTTTGTGATGGCGTTATTAGGCGTCTGGTGCAGCCTGCCGTTGATCACCCGTCAGGTGATGGCAACGCGGGGCAATCACCGCACCGGTACGTTCGCCGGGCTGGTGTATGTGGTAGCGATCGTGGGTATTTTTTACAGCGGCTGGCAGGTGACAGGGTCACGTTTTGTCCATCGTCAGCCTGTTCCGGCGCAGTCGGGTGATGTACAGGCCACGTCGCCGGAAAGCAACGACTGGCGCTATTACGGCAGGACAGAAGCCGGACAACGTTATTCGCCGCTGACACAGATTACACCCGCTAATGTCAGTCAGCTTAAACCCGCCTGGGAATTTCACACCGGGGATGTGATGAGAAAGGGTGAGGATAAAGACGGACGGGAATTTAATTTCGAAGTCACACCGGTCAAAGTCGGGAACTCGCTGTTTATCTGTACGCCGCACCGCGAAGTGATTGCGCTAAACGCCACCACCGGCGCGCAGCGATGGAAATTCGATCCTAAATCTGACACCTCGGCCAATGAGTATCTGGCATGTCGCGGCGTGGCATACAGCCAGTCAGCCGGTGATAAAGTGTGTCCGGAAAAAATCATCGCCACCACCAGTGAGGCGCGGATGGTGGCGCTGAATGCACAGACCGGCGAACCCTGTTCATCCTTTGGTCAGAACGGGTTTGTCAGCCTGACCGACCATATGGGCGACGTGCCGCCGGGCTTCCACTTCATTACCTCGCAGCCGATGGTGATGGATGGCCGCATCGTGCTGGGCGGCTGGATTTATGACAACCAGTCTACGGGTGAACCTTCCGGCGTCGTCCGGGCTTTCGATGTGAACACCGGCCAGCTTGCATGGGCGTGGGATATGGGCCGGGATCCGCAAAATGCGCCGCTCAAACCGGGTGAAGTGTATACCCGGGGCACGCCAAACGGCTGGGGAACCTATACCGGTGATCCGAAACTGGGGCTGGTTTATATTCCGCTCGGCAATGCGACGCCGGATTATTACGGTGCCGGACGCCGTCCGTTTGACGAAAAATATTCGAGTTCGCTCGTCGCGCTGGATATTCACACCGGCGAGGAACGCTGGCACTTCCAGACTGTGCATCATGATGTCTGGGACTTTGACTTGCCGATCGGACCGACACTGGTGGATTTGCCGTCACCGGAGGGGATAACCGTGCCTGCGCTGGTGCAGACCACCAAAATGGGACAGCTTTTCCTGCTCGACCGGCGTACCGGCAAACCGCTGGCGCAGGTAAACGAAAAACCGGTGAATACCTCTCCCTCTTTGCCGGGCGAACATCTGTCGCCAACGCAGCCGGATTCTGTCGGCATGCCCAGTCTCTCTCCGCCAGATCTGAAAGAAACCGACGCGTGGGGCGCGACACCGATTGATCAGTTGTATTGCCGCATCCAGTTCAAAAGTGCCCGCTATCAGGGGCAGTTCACCCCGCCAGCGGAAGGTAAATCCATTGCTTATCCGGCCTTTGACGGCGTGATGGACTGGTACGGCGCGTCGGTGGATCCGATCCGCCATGTGCTGATTGCCAATACCAGTTACATCCCGTTCACGATGGAACTGAAAAAGTCAGCCGATGCGATCAAAGAAGGGCTGATGCACAAATGGGCCGGATGGGGCAGCAACCAGCCTTATCCAAAACCCAAAGAGTTTTCGGTTGGCCCGCAATATGGCACGCCGTGGGCAGCGATCGTCAAACCGTGGCTGAGTTTTCTGCAGGCACCCTGTAATGCGCCGCCGTGGGGAAAACTGGTTGCGGTTGATCTGACCGCCCGAAAAATCGCCTGGGAAAGACCGGCAGGCACGACCCGGGATATGAACATTTTTGGCACGCATACCAACGTGCCATTGCCGACCGGGATTTTTATGATGGGCGGTAACATCATTACCCAAAGTGGCCTGATTTTCACCGGCGCAACGGCAGACAACTATTTCCGCGCATTCGACGAAACGACGGGTAACGAACTCTGGCGAGCGCGACTTCCGGCGGGCGGGCAGGCGACGCCGATGACATATACCGGCGATGATGGCCGCCAGTTTGTGGTGATTGCCGCCGGCGGACACGGCGGGCTGGGCACAACCTCCGGTGATGCGCTGGTGGCGTATGCATTACCGGCCAGATAG
- a CDS encoding SDR family oxidoreductase codes for MNNKTIPTSLNEPHVDAYPTPPFEHQKQPFPGLASKMNPVPDHGEKTYKGSARLEGRKALITGGDSGIGRAVAIAFAREGAQVAINYLPDEEADAKEVIDLLWAEGRKVIAIPGDIRDEKFCQQLVKEAEEKLGGLDLLVNNAGRQQFCDSIKDLTTEAFDATFKTNVYAMFWITKAALEFIPRGGAIINTTSVQAFSPSDNLLDYSSTKASIMAFTKGLAKQLAGDGIRVNGVAPGPYWTPLQISGGQPQEKIESFGQQAPLKRPGQPAEIAPLYVTLASNENSYASGQVWCSDGGTGTV; via the coding sequence ATGAACAACAAAACAATCCCGACATCCCTGAATGAACCTCATGTTGATGCGTATCCGACCCCGCCGTTTGAGCATCAGAAACAGCCATTCCCGGGGCTGGCCAGCAAAATGAACCCGGTACCCGATCACGGCGAGAAAACCTACAAAGGCAGTGCCCGGCTGGAAGGCCGTAAGGCGCTGATTACCGGCGGTGACTCCGGTATTGGCCGTGCGGTGGCGATTGCCTTCGCCCGTGAAGGTGCACAGGTCGCCATCAATTATCTGCCGGACGAAGAGGCCGATGCCAAAGAAGTGATCGACCTGCTGTGGGCCGAAGGGCGGAAAGTGATTGCCATTCCGGGGGATATTCGCGACGAGAAATTCTGTCAGCAACTGGTGAAGGAAGCGGAAGAGAAACTCGGCGGGCTGGATCTGCTCGTCAATAACGCCGGTCGTCAGCAGTTCTGTGATTCGATTAAGGATCTGACCACCGAAGCCTTCGACGCCACGTTCAAAACTAACGTGTACGCCATGTTCTGGATAACCAAAGCGGCGCTGGAATTCATTCCGCGAGGCGGTGCGATCATTAATACGACTTCTGTTCAGGCGTTTTCACCGAGTGATAATTTGCTCGATTACTCCTCCACCAAGGCCTCGATCATGGCCTTCACCAAAGGGCTGGCCAAACAGCTGGCGGGGGACGGAATTCGGGTGAACGGTGTTGCGCCGGGGCCGTACTGGACGCCGTTGCAAATTTCCGGCGGACAGCCTCAGGAAAAAATCGAATCCTTTGGTCAGCAGGCACCGCTGAAACGTCCGGGACAGCCAGCGGAAATCGCCCCGCTGTACGTGACGCTGGCCTCAAATGAAAACAGTTATGCCTCAGGGCAGGTCTGGTGTTCTGATGGCGGTACCGGCACGGTCTGA
- a CDS encoding DUF2231 domain-containing protein has protein sequence MQTHPISPRRGVAVALYELLNPVPLGFFVAAWIFDILYMKTFITMWTDAASWLIVFGLIIAIIPRLINLAQVWTGGKTPAGSPVKTHFWLNLLAVLLAIFNAFIHSRDAYAVVPMGVMLSTLVVVLLLLGNVQLALRARTV, from the coding sequence ATGCAAACGCACCCGATTTCACCGCGCCGGGGTGTCGCAGTGGCGCTGTACGAACTGTTAAATCCCGTTCCTCTTGGTTTTTTTGTCGCCGCCTGGATCTTCGACATTCTCTATATGAAGACCTTCATCACGATGTGGACCGATGCCGCCAGTTGGCTGATTGTGTTCGGGCTGATCATTGCCATTATTCCCCGGCTGATCAATCTGGCGCAGGTATGGACCGGGGGAAAAACGCCTGCCGGTTCGCCGGTAAAAACCCATTTCTGGCTGAATCTGCTGGCGGTGCTGCTGGCTATTTTCAATGCCTTTATTCACAGCCGCGATGCTTATGCTGTCGTACCGATGGGGGTCATGCTTTCCACGCTGGTGGTGGTGTTGCTGTTGCTGGGGAATGTCCAGCTCGCGTTACGCGCACGCACAGTATAA
- a CDS encoding PQQ-dependent sugar dehydrogenase, translated as MKNYQRALLALTLAALLSSCDDSSQIDPNKQTGADPELPKAQNFLMPPMKVPEGIPWKTGEMPKVADGLKIEKIADGLKHPRQVYVLPNNDVLVAESNGPAKKPIFRPKQLIMGLVQKSSGKGGEGGNSITLLRYTGGKWEKHLFITGVNAPFGIQLTGNRLWVASADSLIKYPYQEGETQITAPGEVVTELPGGPINHHWTKSLLASPDGSKLYVGVGSNSNITENGIGAEDRRAAILEVDAATGASRIFASGLRNPTGLQWEPESGKLWAVVNERDEIGSDLVPDYMTSVQEHGFYGWPYSYFGQHVDERVKPPRPDLVEKAIKPDYAISSHVAPLGLLFYTGDNMAQYRGGAFVSEHGSWNRKPLNGYQVMWVKFENGKPVGLPQPVVTGFLTDDQKQVRGLPVGLAMDKQGGVLIADDAGNSIWRVSKAE; from the coding sequence ATGAAAAATTATCAACGCGCGTTACTCGCACTGACACTCGCCGCGTTACTGAGCAGTTGTGATGACAGTTCGCAAATCGATCCCAACAAACAAACCGGCGCGGATCCTGAACTGCCGAAAGCGCAAAACTTTCTGATGCCGCCGATGAAAGTGCCGGAAGGTATACCGTGGAAAACCGGTGAAATGCCGAAAGTGGCGGACGGGCTGAAGATCGAAAAAATCGCTGATGGACTTAAGCATCCGCGTCAGGTGTATGTGTTGCCGAATAACGATGTGCTGGTGGCGGAATCTAACGGTCCGGCGAAAAAGCCCATCTTCAGGCCGAAACAGTTAATTATGGGCCTGGTGCAGAAATCCTCCGGTAAAGGCGGCGAGGGTGGCAACAGCATTACGCTGCTGCGCTATACCGGCGGTAAATGGGAGAAGCATCTATTTATTACCGGCGTGAATGCCCCGTTCGGTATTCAGCTGACCGGCAATAGGTTATGGGTTGCCAGCGCAGACAGCCTGATTAAATACCCGTATCAGGAAGGTGAAACGCAGATCACCGCGCCAGGTGAAGTGGTCACCGAACTGCCGGGCGGCCCGATCAACCATCACTGGACTAAATCCCTGCTGGCGAGCCCGGACGGCAGTAAGTTGTATGTCGGCGTCGGTTCCAACAGCAACATCACCGAGAACGGTATCGGTGCAGAAGACCGGCGTGCCGCTATTCTGGAAGTGGATGCCGCAACCGGTGCCAGCCGGATTTTCGCCAGCGGATTGCGCAATCCGACCGGCCTGCAATGGGAACCGGAAAGCGGCAAACTGTGGGCCGTGGTTAATGAACGTGACGAAATCGGCTCTGATCTGGTGCCTGATTACATGACGTCCGTGCAGGAGCATGGTTTCTATGGCTGGCCTTACAGTTATTTCGGGCAGCATGTGGATGAGCGGGTCAAACCGCCGCGTCCTGACCTGGTCGAAAAAGCCATCAAGCCGGATTACGCCATCAGTTCGCATGTTGCCCCGCTCGGGTTGCTGTTCTATACCGGCGATAATATGGCGCAATATCGCGGCGGTGCGTTTGTCAGTGAACACGGTAGCTGGAACCGCAAGCCGCTGAACGGTTATCAGGTGATGTGGGTGAAATTTGAAAACGGTAAACCGGTCGGGTTGCCGCAGCCGGTGGTGACCGGATTCCTGACTGACGATCAGAAACAGGTTCGCGGTTTGCCGGTCGGACTGGCGATGGATAAACAGGGCGGGGTACTCATCGCCGACGATGCCGGTAACAGTATCTGGCGGGTCAGTAAGGCGGAATAA
- a CDS encoding MurR/RpiR family transcriptional regulator, whose protein sequence is MATTPVKKRIDVFGERYRARASTLSPGLQAVASYIQNNRESVLEATAMDIAAATDVSDATVVRAVQALGFAGLRDMKQTLEAWFGTAVNSEEKMITTVSELASDINSGISFVLDGHKRACDALAEPANRQAISEAIALLINARQVAVFGLNASGILADYSTRLFTRIGIPAVSLNRSGIALAEQLINLQRGDVLIMMAQKSAHREGRTAIQEAKRLSIPLILLTNASDSFFAKQADIVINVPRGGENGRMPLHGTVLVCLEMLILSVASATASRTMKTMKRIQDLNQSLKSANKIRKLQDGVA, encoded by the coding sequence ATGGCAACCACTCCGGTAAAAAAACGTATTGATGTGTTCGGTGAACGTTATCGTGCACGGGCGTCCACACTTTCCCCCGGGTTACAGGCCGTAGCGTCTTATATCCAGAACAATCGGGAATCGGTGCTGGAAGCCACCGCAATGGATATTGCAGCCGCGACAGACGTTTCCGATGCCACTGTAGTACGCGCCGTTCAGGCGCTCGGTTTTGCGGGTTTACGCGACATGAAACAAACGCTGGAAGCCTGGTTTGGTACCGCAGTTAACTCAGAAGAGAAGATGATCACCACGGTCAGCGAGCTGGCCAGCGATATCAATTCGGGTATCAGCTTCGTTCTCGACGGACATAAGCGTGCCTGTGATGCGCTGGCGGAGCCCGCAAACCGGCAGGCGATTTCTGAAGCTATCGCGCTGCTGATTAATGCACGCCAGGTGGCGGTGTTTGGCCTGAATGCTTCAGGCATTTTAGCGGACTACAGCACAAGGCTTTTTACCCGAATCGGCATTCCGGCGGTATCACTTAACCGCTCAGGCATTGCACTGGCAGAACAACTGATCAATCTGCAGCGCGGTGATGTCCTGATCATGATGGCGCAGAAGAGCGCACATCGTGAGGGCAGAACGGCAATACAGGAAGCAAAGCGTCTGAGTATCCCCCTCATTTTGCTGACCAACGCCAGTGACTCTTTTTTTGCGAAACAAGCTGACATTGTCATCAATGTTCCACGCGGTGGTGAGAATGGCAGAATGCCGCTCCATGGCACGGTACTGGTCTGTCTGGAAATGCTGATTTTATCCGTTGCCTCGGCCACCGCATCGCGGACGATGAAAACCATGAAGCGCATTCAGGATCTTAACCAGTCGCTGAAATCCGCGAATAAAATCAGAAAATTGCAGGACGGCGTGGCGTAA